The following are encoded together in the Argopecten irradians isolate NY chromosome 5, Ai_NY, whole genome shotgun sequence genome:
- the LOC138323811 gene encoding cytosolic endo-beta-N-acetylglucosaminidase-like, with protein sequence MAGPECLPFKTVEDVLEFKPENYQLFAATEALVKRIPIANDVPKTILCHDMRGGYLQDRYVQGWSEADSYRFYHWQYIDAFIYFSHNLVTVPPPGWTNTAHRHGVQMMGTLITEWDDGKKRCHQIIDSEESYKKFADKLVEITQHYGMDGWLVNIENVVQADKVQNLCDFVAYLTKRLHDVMPGSQVIWYDSVISTGGLRWQDELNEKNRMFFDVCDGIFLNYNWKDQTLRNSKELAGASGRAMDVYVGVDVFGRGCLGGGGFNTVEALTAIRQHNMSAAIFAMGWVYETQGEANFLQNENRFWRLLHHVLPVRVLASGCLPFSTSFCQGFGQKYYSQGQEVGTTSWHNLGLQEPQPSLTEAQFEGVGPSTSSMALDNDLAVLGGCCLKLTANPVPKDGSPVLYRLFCTEIDIKEPVVISYSYQCEDTGLDIFLQCEVLCGLQTKKFIFKGDNSDKTSDSSVDVFNSTPPSTFLTDYPLFKSSLDGTGNSKWTTRYYRVDPSKTGTFTMTCISVGLVHPSPPTQQKDVQTAHLGQIQIIPESCMNTEVNVSEMVATRKDGDNESVTLTWKCSNMSAVKYFNIYSTQPKSQLLGHCNSSTFVMSTSGKGEATPPSVVSIQPVLKLGFALPLSSCPSVEL encoded by the exons ATGGCTGGACCAGAATGCCTTCCCTTTAAAACAGTAGAGGATGTACTAGAGTTTAAACCTGAGAATTATCAACTATTTGCTGCAACGGAAGCTCTAGTCAAAAGAATTCCTATCGCTAATGATGTCCCAAAGACAATACTCTGTCATGACATGAGAGGTGGATACTTACAAGATCG GTATGTACAGGGGTGGTCTGAAGCAGACAGCTATAGATTCTACCACTGGCAGTATATAGACGCCTTCATCTACTTCAGTCATAACTTGGTCACAGTGCCGCCTCCAGGCTGGACCAACACAGCACACAGACATGGCGTCCAGATGATGG GTACATTAATCACTGAATGGGACGATGGGAAAAAACGATGTCATCAAATCATTGACTCGGAGGAAAGTTATAAAAAGTTTGCTGACAAACTGGTGGAAATCACACAGCACTATGGTATGGATGGCTGGCTGGTTAACATTGAAAATGTGGTGCAG GCTGATAAAGTACAGAATCTGTGTGACTTTGTTGCGTACCTGACGAAGCGCCTGCATGACGTGATGCCTGGATCACAGGTGATTTGGTACGACAGTGTAATCAGTACAGGAGGACTGAGGTGGCAGGATGAGTTAAATGAGAAAAACAG GATGTTTTTTGATGTATGTGATGGGATTTTCTTGAACTATAACTGGAAAGACCAAACTCTAAGGAACTCTAAGGAGTTGGCAGGTGCGAGTGGACGGGCGATGGATGTGTACGTGGGAGTGGATGTGTTTGGTAGAGGCTGTCTCGGTGGGGGAGGATTCAACACTGTAGAG GCACTGACGGCAATAAGACAACACAACATGTCCGCTGCCATCTTTGCCATGGGATGGGTATATGAAACTCAAGGAGAAGCAAACTtccttcaaaatgaaaacag ATTCTGGCGACTTTTACACCACGTTCTGCCCGTGAGGGTCCTGGCCTCGGGTTGCCTCCCTTTCTCCACCTCCTTCTGTCAAGGCTTTGGACAAAAGTATTATTCTCAGGGTCAG GAGGTTGGTACTACTTCCTGGCACAACCTAGGTCTACAGGAGCCACAGCCGTCGCTCACTGAGGCCCAGTTTGAGGGAGTGGGTCCATCAACCTCCAGTATGGCATTAGACAATGACCTGGCCGTGTTAGGGGGATGTTGTCTCAAGCTTACTGCCAACCCTGTCCCCAAGGATGGATCTCCTGTCTTATACAG ACTGTTCTGTACAGAGATTGATATAAAGGAGCCTGTGGTGATATCCTACTCTTATCAGTGTGAAGATACCGGACTGGACATCTTCTTACAGTGTGAGGTCTTGTGTGGCCTGCAAACCAAAAAGTTTATcttcaagggagacaactcagaCAAGACATCTGATAGTTCAGTAGATGTGTTTAATTCAACACCACCCAGCACCTTCCTAACAGACTACCCCCTGTTTAAGTCGTCACTAGACGGTACAGGGAACAGTAAATGGACTACAAG ATATTACAGAGTTGATCCCAGTAAAACTGGAACGTTTACTATGACATGTATAAGTGTCGGTCTGGTCCACCCATCACCACCAACTCAACAGAAGGATGTCCAGACTGCACACCTCGGACAGATTCAG ATTATACCAGAATCATGTATGAACACAGAAGTCAACGTCAGTGAGATGGTGGCTACAAGGAAAGATGGAGACAATGAAAGCGTGACTCTCACCTGGAAATGTTCTAATATGTCAGCTGTCAAGTACTTCAACATCTACAGCACACAGCCCAAGTCCCAGCTATTAGGGCACTGTAATAGCTCAACATTTGTCATGTCCACGTCTGGTAAAGGGGAAGCAACTCCACCA
- the LOC138323812 gene encoding uncharacterized protein, with translation MSADDDIDFPSYVRMILKDEKQRSDKFLSDEDLNHLLDESNADSNQRKTILGYPSFPLYRDLGTMLRLWMDNRSCPVLDLPKYDLLDEKTYVESRLAKFKSITPLLEGLETLWDIWAVEERKFRIRDIMVTLGKRGLMDLFGVRNTVGTRDIFPPPRKVMEEAFTKKHSPNAELSVGARALAKHHHRDQTDSWWGICTGNEKAKNKNALDNMNKVLDNATWINIHWLPQDVIIMEARHGDGYGARWSPDGKEFRGFLEPQMVDGHTMGWRH, from the exons ATGTCTGCAGACGATGACATAGACTTCCCTAGTTATGTTCGAATG ATTTTGAAAGATGAAAAGCAGAGAAGTGATAAATTCTTGAGTGATGAGGATTTAAACCATCTGTTAGATGAAAGCAATGCAGATTCAAACCAGAGGAAGACCATCCTGGGATACCCCTCATTTCCATTATATAGAGATTTGGGGACTATGCTTAGATTATGGATGGATAATAG GTCTTGTCCTGTCTTGGATCTACCTAAGTATGACCTGTTAGATGAAAAGACATATGTTGAATCCAG GTTGGCAAAGTTCAAGTCCATCACACCACTACTGGAGGGCCTAGAGACTCTATGGGACATTTGGGCCGTGGAAGAGAGGAAGTTCAGAATCAGAGACATTATGGTG ACATTAGGAAAGAGGGGCTTAATGGACCTATTTGGAGTACGGAATACTGTGGGGACACGAGATATATTTCCACCTCCAAGGAAGGTCATGGAGGAAGCATTCACAAAGAAACATTC GCCCAATGCTGAGCTGTCCGTGGGAGCCAGAGCCTTGGCTAAGCACCACCACAGGGACCAGACTGACTCCTGGTGGGGTATTTGTACTGGAA ATGAGAAGGCTAAGAACAAGAATGCCTTGGATAATATGAACAAAGTATTAGATAATGCAACATGGATCAATATACATTGGCTTCCA CAAGACGTCATCATCATGGAAGCTCGACATGGAGATG GTTATGGAGCGAGATGGAGTCCTGATGGAAAGGAGTTCCGAGGCTTCCTGGAGCCTCAGATGGTAGATGGCCACACTATGGGTTGGCGACATTGA